The following proteins are encoded in a genomic region of Flammeovirga pectinis:
- a CDS encoding asparaginase, protein MTNRTYYKTVNINSTGPKTSETSILIIYTGGTIGMDSHPENGSLIPFDFEKIIDAVPELRAFDFELTVISLDPLIDSSDITTDHWVQLGNLIEDFYEDFDGFVILHGTDTMAYTASALSFMLDGVHKPVILTGSQLPIGAKRTDARENLMSSLEIASERDDNGEMLVQEVCICFNNKLLRGNRAKKSQNFNFTAFRSYNYPSLAEAGIFIEYKRETFWKDPINSPVRSMKKFESNVLLLKIFPGMSKDFINQMLNNKKLRGVILETYGSGNVPTSSWFIELLEKTVKRGVVIVNISQCTGGMVMQGHYATSAKLNKIGVLSGKDMTTEAAVTKLMCLLTKYKDTESVKKLIGIPLKGELSV, encoded by the coding sequence ATGACCAATCGAACTTACTATAAGACCGTTAATATAAATTCAACTGGTCCTAAAACTTCCGAGACTTCAATATTAATTATTTATACAGGAGGTACTATTGGTATGGATTCTCATCCTGAAAATGGTAGCTTAATTCCTTTTGATTTTGAGAAAATTATTGATGCCGTACCTGAATTAAGGGCATTTGATTTTGAATTAACAGTGATTTCACTAGACCCGTTAATAGATTCTTCTGATATAACTACAGATCATTGGGTCCAGTTAGGGAACTTAATTGAGGATTTTTACGAAGATTTTGATGGTTTTGTCATTTTGCACGGAACAGATACGATGGCTTACACTGCATCTGCATTAAGTTTTATGCTAGACGGAGTTCATAAACCAGTTATTTTAACAGGTTCACAATTGCCTATTGGAGCTAAAAGAACAGATGCAAGAGAGAATTTAATGTCCTCGCTGGAAATTGCTTCTGAAAGAGATGATAATGGTGAAATGTTAGTACAAGAAGTTTGTATCTGCTTTAATAATAAATTATTAAGAGGAAATCGGGCAAAAAAATCTCAAAACTTTAATTTCACAGCATTTCGCTCTTACAACTATCCATCTTTAGCAGAAGCAGGGATTTTCATAGAATATAAGCGAGAAACTTTTTGGAAAGACCCCATTAACTCCCCTGTTAGATCAATGAAAAAGTTTGAATCTAATGTTTTATTATTAAAGATTTTCCCAGGGATGTCGAAAGATTTTATAAATCAAATGTTAAATAATAAAAAATTAAGGGGTGTGATTTTAGAGACCTATGGATCTGGTAATGTTCCTACCTCTTCTTGGTTTATTGAGTTGTTAGAAAAAACAGTTAAAAGAGGAGTTGTAATAGTTAATATTTCGCAGTGTACAGGGGGTATGGTGATGCAAGGACACTATGCAACTAGTGCAAAACTTAATAAAATAGGTGTATTGAGTGGTAAGGATATGACCACTGAAGCAGCAGTTACTAAGCTAATGTGTTTGTTAACAAAGTATAAAGATACCGAAAGCGTTAAAAAGTTGATTGGTATACCTTTGAAGGGTGAACTTAGTGTATAA
- a CDS encoding BT_3928 family protein produces the protein MKTLQRILAIVVGLVFIISGLVKIDDPMGTAIKFEEYFHVFADDFAGVLGFLESFFIALVPYSLWLSVLFSSFEVILGVALVIGFRQKISLKATLALLIFFGFLTFYSAYFNKVTDCGCFGDAYKFSPWGSFTKDVVLLVLLVFSMALLPKEKPMQFTGYSVPNRQSTKTWKTITILVVTLFSFGTCTYAIRHLPPVDFRPYKIGANIGQMMQPQAPCQNLFFMERDGVVKEFDSYPTDPTWKFKKMEIVNAEECEPLIPDYYISNEEGEDFTDLTIKGTRLLVIVQNVSEIEEETIQPIVNLVNELSEKEIQSITITSDATDFMKFTERVHLSIPYYYADATVLKAMIRSNPGVMLVKDGTILGKWHYNDTPTAQDITTLL, from the coding sequence ATGAAAACTTTACAGAGAATATTAGCCATAGTTGTTGGTTTAGTATTTATTATTTCTGGGTTGGTTAAAATTGACGACCCTATGGGAACAGCCATAAAATTTGAAGAGTACTTTCATGTCTTTGCAGATGATTTTGCGGGAGTTTTAGGCTTTCTTGAATCATTCTTCATAGCATTAGTTCCTTATTCATTATGGTTGTCTGTTTTGTTTTCGTCTTTTGAAGTAATTCTAGGTGTTGCATTAGTTATTGGCTTTAGACAAAAAATATCTCTAAAAGCAACTTTAGCACTTTTGATATTCTTTGGTTTCTTGACTTTCTATTCTGCATATTTTAATAAAGTTACAGATTGTGGTTGCTTTGGAGATGCGTATAAATTTTCACCTTGGGGTTCTTTTACAAAAGATGTTGTACTTCTAGTGTTATTAGTGTTTTCTATGGCTCTATTGCCTAAAGAAAAACCAATGCAATTTACAGGGTATTCAGTTCCGAATAGACAAAGTACTAAAACGTGGAAAACGATAACAATATTGGTTGTTACATTATTTTCTTTTGGTACGTGTACTTATGCAATAAGGCATTTACCTCCAGTTGATTTTAGACCTTATAAAATTGGAGCAAATATTGGCCAAATGATGCAGCCTCAAGCGCCTTGTCAGAATCTATTTTTTATGGAAAGAGACGGTGTTGTTAAAGAGTTTGATTCTTATCCAACAGATCCAACTTGGAAATTTAAGAAAATGGAAATTGTAAATGCAGAAGAGTGCGAACCTCTAATTCCTGATTATTATATTTCTAATGAGGAAGGGGAAGATTTTACTGACCTTACTATAAAAGGAACGAGGTTATTGGTGATTGTGCAAAATGTTTCTGAAATTGAAGAAGAGACAATACAACCAATAGTTAATTTGGTTAACGAACTAAGTGAAAAAGAAATTCAGAGTATTACTATTACAAGTGATGCTACTGATTTTATGAAATTTACAGAAAGAGTTCATCTTTCTATTCCATATTATTACGCAGACGCTACGGTATTAAAAGCTATGATCAGATCAAATCCGGGTGTAATGTTAGTAAAAGATGGAACTATTTTAGGTAAGTGGCATTATAATGACACCCCTACAGCTCAAGATATAACTACACTTTTATAA
- a CDS encoding shikimate kinase: MRIYLIGMPGSGKSTLAKELSEVLDLPYFDLDLEIEKKERKSIPKIFTEFGEDYFRKVEREIMLSFTPDNAIIATGGGTPCFFDNIEKLNSQGKTFFVDVLEDDLADRVWEQQGTRPLLAQENREDIFAAIQEKRVNRLPYYEKAQITIQANKKTPYELAIEIKQNL, from the coding sequence ATGCGCATTTATTTAATAGGCATGCCTGGAAGTGGGAAATCTACTTTGGCAAAAGAGCTATCAGAAGTATTAGACCTTCCTTACTTTGATCTTGATTTAGAAATTGAAAAGAAAGAAAGGAAATCAATACCTAAAATATTTACAGAGTTTGGTGAAGATTATTTTAGAAAAGTAGAAAGAGAGATCATGCTTTCTTTTACACCAGATAATGCTATTATAGCTACTGGGGGAGGTACACCTTGCTTTTTTGATAACATCGAAAAATTGAATTCTCAAGGCAAAACCTTTTTTGTAGACGTATTGGAAGATGATTTAGCAGACAGGGTTTGGGAGCAACAAGGAACAAGACCTTTATTAGCTCAAGAGAATAGAGAAGATATCTTTGCTGCTATTCAAGAAAAAAGGGTAAATAGATTGCCTTATTATGAAAAAGCACAAATAACAATTCAAGCAAATAAAAAAACACCTTATGAACTTGCTATAGAAATAAAGCAAAATTTATAA
- a CDS encoding DUF3108 domain-containing protein: MRLNTKYIKITAAILFIGFISFSFKTEQDPPIKSEISFEKGETLTYVAGYSVFEAGEAVVHLDKKLHQVNGEETYKVDVTGRSIGMFGMTMKIRDLWQSYFSTSTLYPVQFNRDIIEGGYTLEEKINFDQVNGKVDAEWKKKDKEEIHIEHYEMPPNTHDVISGYYYLRTLDYDQMTKGDTISLNSFWENKAYDFDIVYLGVEKVYTKFGRIESYVMSPIMPENQLFSGTHPIKFWVSKDINRIPLKIQAELIVGSVNVDLVRYKGLKQKLKKSK, translated from the coding sequence ATGAGATTGAATACAAAATATATAAAAATTACAGCTGCCATTTTATTTATTGGTTTTATATCTTTTAGCTTCAAAACAGAGCAAGATCCACCAATTAAGTCCGAAATTTCATTTGAAAAAGGAGAAACATTAACATATGTCGCTGGGTATTCTGTTTTTGAAGCAGGGGAAGCAGTAGTTCATCTTGATAAAAAACTACATCAAGTGAATGGAGAAGAGACCTACAAAGTAGATGTTACAGGACGAAGTATTGGAATGTTTGGAATGACCATGAAAATCCGAGATTTATGGCAAAGTTACTTCAGCACTTCCACTTTATATCCTGTACAATTTAATAGAGATATTATAGAAGGAGGATACACACTTGAGGAAAAAATAAATTTTGATCAAGTAAATGGAAAAGTAGATGCTGAATGGAAAAAAAAGGATAAAGAAGAAATTCATATTGAACATTATGAGATGCCTCCTAATACACATGATGTTATTTCTGGATATTACTATTTAAGAACTCTTGATTATGATCAAATGACTAAAGGTGATACAATTTCACTTAACTCATTTTGGGAAAATAAAGCGTATGATTTTGATATCGTCTATTTAGGTGTTGAAAAGGTCTATACAAAGTTTGGTAGAATTGAATCTTATGTAATGTCCCCAATTATGCCAGAAAATCAATTATTTTCTGGAACACATCCAATAAAATTTTGGGTTTCAAAAGATATCAATAGAATACCTTTAAAAATACAAGCTGAACTTATTGTAGGTTCTGTTAATGTAGATTTAGTAAGGTATAAAGGACTTAAACAAAAGCTCAAAAAATCTAAATAA
- a CDS encoding TatD family hydrolase: MIDTHAHIYSDKFKEDIDNVLESAFDNGLKHILMPNIDHTSIDRMLELEEKYPQQCLSMMGLHPCHVGKDFEKELYLVEEWLNKRKFIGVGEMGLDLYWDKTFKEQQIEAFKIQADLAKKHHLPLVIHARDAMPETLDLLEELSDDALFGVLHCFTGSLEDANRLFDINFKIGIGGVATFKNGGLDKVIPHVDLKHIVLETDSPYLAPKPYRGKRNEPAYTSFVCDKVADFKGISGTEVEEITDKNAYDLFDIENYLKK, translated from the coding sequence ATGATAGATACACACGCCCATATATACTCAGACAAATTCAAAGAAGATATAGACAATGTTTTAGAATCAGCTTTTGATAATGGTCTAAAACATATTCTTATGCCAAATATAGATCATACATCAATAGATCGTATGCTAGAACTAGAAGAAAAATACCCTCAACAATGTCTTTCTATGATGGGGCTACATCCATGCCATGTTGGAAAAGATTTTGAAAAAGAACTTTATTTGGTAGAAGAATGGTTAAATAAAAGAAAGTTTATTGGTGTTGGTGAAATGGGATTAGACCTTTATTGGGATAAAACTTTTAAAGAACAGCAAATAGAAGCTTTTAAAATTCAAGCTGATTTAGCTAAGAAGCATCATTTACCATTAGTAATTCATGCTAGAGATGCAATGCCAGAAACATTGGATTTGTTAGAAGAATTATCTGACGATGCCCTATTTGGCGTGCTGCATTGCTTTACAGGAAGCCTAGAAGATGCGAACCGTTTATTTGATATCAATTTTAAAATAGGAATTGGAGGAGTAGCTACATTTAAAAATGGAGGCTTGGATAAGGTTATTCCCCACGTTGACCTAAAGCATATTGTTTTAGAAACAGATAGTCCTTATTTAGCTCCAAAACCTTATAGAGGTAAAAGAAATGAACCAGCCTACACAAGTTTTGTATGTGATAAAGTTGCAGATTTTAAAGGTATTAGTGGAACAGAAGTAGAAGAAATTACCGACAAGAATGCATATGACCTGTTTGATATAGAGAATTACTTAAAAAAATAG
- a CDS encoding MotA/TolQ/ExbB proton channel family protein, whose translation MKRVFALLMFFCALTLGTAQSYAQDETTEEATEQVAEESSAAVQEVSSDEVAQVEELSFTQAVKQKFIEGGWEFMGAVLLTLILGLAIAIERVITLSLSTTNTKKLLSKVDEALTSGGAEAALEVTKATRGPVASIFTQGLMRASEGIEMVEKSVVAYGSVEMGKLEKGLPWISLFIAMAPMLGFMGTVIGMIGAFDAIEAAGDISPSLVAGGIKVALLTTVAGLIVGVILQVFYNYCVSTIDGIVLEMEEASVSLIDILVKNELATK comes from the coding sequence ATGAAAAGAGTATTCGCATTATTGATGTTTTTCTGTGCACTTACTTTAGGTACTGCACAGTCGTATGCGCAAGATGAAACAACTGAAGAAGCTACTGAACAAGTAGCTGAAGAGTCATCTGCAGCAGTTCAAGAAGTGTCTTCTGATGAAGTTGCACAAGTTGAAGAATTATCTTTCACTCAAGCAGTGAAACAAAAGTTTATTGAAGGTGGTTGGGAGTTCATGGGAGCTGTATTGCTTACATTGATCTTAGGTTTGGCAATTGCTATTGAACGTGTTATCACGTTAAGCCTTTCTACTACAAACACTAAAAAACTTTTATCAAAAGTTGACGAGGCTTTAACTTCAGGTGGTGCGGAAGCAGCATTAGAGGTAACTAAAGCAACTCGTGGTCCTGTAGCATCAATCTTTACACAAGGTTTGATGAGAGCATCTGAAGGTATTGAAATGGTTGAGAAATCAGTTGTTGCTTACGGTTCAGTTGAAATGGGTAAATTGGAAAAAGGTTTACCTTGGATCTCATTGTTTATTGCTATGGCACCAATGTTAGGTTTCATGGGTACGGTAATTGGTATGATTGGTGCATTCGATGCAATCGAAGCAGCAGGTGATATCTCTCCTTCATTAGTAGCAGGTGGTATTAAAGTTGCCCTTCTTACTACTGTAGCAGGTCTTATCGTAGGTGTGATTCTTCAAGTATTCTACAACTACTGTGTTTCTACAATCGATGGTATTGTTTTAGAAATGGAAGAAGCTTCTGTTTCTTTAATCGACATCCTTGTAAAAAACGAATTAGCTACTAAATAA
- a CDS encoding ExbD/TolR family protein: MIQKKKKETPEINGGAMADIAFLLLIFFLVATTIASDKGVTVMLPPKADEIDVRVKERNVFNILVNSKDMMLAQEEQVDLPKLRTMVKEFVLNNGKNKDMSESPAKAIVSLKTDRGTSYEMYISVIDELKYTYAEMRAMYLKIPLEDYQALDKENPDQKEKLKRARKAIPYMVSDAEPSEIN, encoded by the coding sequence ATGATACAGAAGAAGAAAAAAGAAACACCAGAAATTAATGGTGGGGCAATGGCTGATATTGCCTTCCTTTTATTGATCTTCTTCTTGGTGGCAACAACTATTGCATCTGATAAAGGTGTAACAGTAATGTTACCTCCAAAAGCTGATGAAATTGACGTTAGGGTTAAAGAGCGTAATGTGTTTAACATTCTTGTGAATTCAAAAGACATGATGTTAGCACAAGAAGAGCAAGTTGACCTTCCTAAACTTCGTACTATGGTTAAAGAATTCGTTCTTAACAATGGTAAGAATAAAGATATGTCAGAATCTCCAGCTAAGGCAATTGTTTCATTAAAAACTGACCGTGGTACTTCTTACGAGATGTACATTTCGGTAATTGATGAATTAAAATACACTTATGCAGAAATGCGTGCAATGTATTTGAAGATTCCTTTAGAAGATTATCAAGCATTGGATAAAGAAAATCCTGATCAGAAAGAAAAGCTTAAAAGAGCTCGTAAAGCTATCCCTTACATGGTATCGGATGCTGAACCTTCTGAGATAAATTAA
- a CDS encoding GNAT family N-acetyltransferase, which produces MTVKNLIQEMQHISSFSIIEADINEHREYAKDICSQIEESAKARGTGIAKRSIEYIENKFVEGKGVIAIADDGTFAGFCYIESWGHNKYVANSGLIVNPKFRGTGLAKAIKKKAFQLSRKKYPDAKLFGLTTSLPVMRINSELGYRPVTFSELTDDEQFWKGCQSCVNYDILQRTERKHCLCTGMIFDPKDPRYKSTVDTEVE; this is translated from the coding sequence ATGACAGTAAAGAATTTAATTCAAGAAATGCAGCATATATCGAGTTTTTCAATTATTGAGGCAGACATTAATGAGCATAGAGAATATGCGAAGGATATCTGTTCTCAGATCGAAGAATCAGCAAAAGCCAGAGGTACTGGTATTGCAAAAAGAAGCATTGAATATATAGAAAATAAATTTGTAGAAGGTAAAGGAGTTATAGCAATTGCTGACGATGGTACTTTTGCAGGGTTTTGTTATATTGAGTCTTGGGGACATAATAAATATGTTGCTAACTCAGGTTTAATTGTGAATCCTAAATTTAGAGGAACTGGTTTAGCAAAAGCGATTAAAAAGAAAGCTTTTCAACTTTCTAGAAAGAAATATCCTGATGCAAAATTATTTGGTTTAACAACAAGTTTACCTGTAATGAGAATTAACAGTGAACTAGGGTATAGACCAGTTACATTTTCTGAATTGACAGATGATGAACAATTTTGGAAAGGTTGTCAGAGTTGTGTGAATTATGATATTCTACAACGTACTGAACGTAAGCATTGCTTATGTACAGGAATGATTTTCGATCCAAAAGATCCGAGATACAAATCAACAGTTGATACTGAAGTAGAGTAA
- a CDS encoding DUF1599 domain-containing protein: MTQAEKTEKEFKAVIEKCRALFEKKTIDYGTAWRILRLPSITDQIYIKAMRIRSIQEKGEQKIDEDILGEFIAIINYCLMALTQLDLRDDDRMDLNPEEVMSQYDKHAIQTTQLMFDKNHDYGEAWRMMRVSSITDIILMKLLRVKQIEGNDGKTIVSEGVDANYQDMINYSIFALILSGFVAE; the protein is encoded by the coding sequence ATGACACAAGCAGAAAAGACAGAAAAAGAGTTTAAAGCTGTAATAGAAAAGTGTAGAGCTTTATTTGAAAAGAAAACGATTGATTATGGTACTGCATGGAGGATTTTACGTCTACCATCTATCACAGATCAGATATATATAAAAGCAATGCGAATCCGTTCTATTCAAGAAAAAGGAGAGCAGAAAATAGATGAGGATATTTTAGGCGAGTTTATTGCTATAATTAATTATTGTTTGATGGCATTAACTCAATTAGATTTGAGAGATGATGACCGAATGGATTTAAATCCAGAAGAGGTAATGTCACAATATGATAAGCATGCAATACAAACTACGCAATTGATGTTCGATAAAAACCATGATTATGGTGAAGCATGGAGAATGATGCGTGTATCTAGTATTACTGATATCATTTTAATGAAATTACTAAGAGTAAAACAAATTGAAGGAAACGACGGTAAAACTATTGTTTCTGAAGGTGTGGATGCCAATTATCAAGACATGATTAATTATTCAATTTTTGCTTTGATTCTTTCAGGTTTCGTGGCAGAGTAA
- a CDS encoding ExbD/TolR family protein — protein MATFKKKTKTKQDIPTSALPDIIFMLLFFFMISTTFRESELLVKNSLPQASELTKLEKKSLVSYIYIGEPTDTKKFGTEPRIQVNDVLIEPDQIVQHVMQEKDKLGEDGDKITMSLKIDRDAKMGVISDVRLKLRDANALKVNYASNKKLRISGM, from the coding sequence ATGGCAACGTTTAAGAAAAAAACAAAGACGAAGCAGGATATTCCTACTTCTGCATTGCCAGACATTATTTTCATGCTTCTGTTCTTTTTCATGATTTCGACGACTTTCCGTGAGTCTGAGTTATTAGTAAAGAACTCGTTACCTCAGGCATCTGAGTTAACAAAGCTTGAAAAAAAATCATTGGTTTCTTATATTTATATAGGTGAACCAACTGATACAAAAAAGTTTGGTACTGAGCCTCGTATTCAAGTGAATGACGTATTGATCGAACCTGATCAAATCGTACAACATGTGATGCAGGAAAAAGACAAATTAGGTGAAGATGGTGATAAAATTACTATGTCACTTAAAATTGATAGAGATGCTAAAATGGGTGTGATTTCAGATGTACGTCTGAAACTTAGAGATGCTAACGCATTGAAAGTGAATTACGCTTCAAACAAGAAATTACGTATTTCTGGTATGTAA
- the pulA gene encoding type I pullulanase, which yields MATRKHTQLIGSLLLGVSIVFSSCNSTPKADGHNDFDTSTYENYPSFTGDLGVTYSKQATAFKIWSPTATKVVINLYENGLTGKPYKVTEMKPSEKGTWSSSIKGDLFGKYYTFQVTVGDKQLDETPGIYATAVGVNGKRGQVIDLATTNPNGWANDQRPELKELTDAILYEIHVRDITIAENSGAKNKGKFLGLTETGTVSDKGLKTGIDHIEELGVTHVHLLPSFDYHTIDESKLDQAQYNWGYDPQNYNVPEGSYSTDPSNGGVRIKEFKEMVSAFHKKGIRVVLDVVYNHTFSGDESNFSLEVPGYYYRQNNEGSYSNASACGNETASERAMVRKYIVESVLYWAKEYHLDGFRFDLMGIHDVETMNILAKRLKEEVDPSILIYGEGWNAGDSPLPESKRALKANTPKLVGVAAFSDDIRDGLKGSVFYDDNIGFVQGADGLSETIKFGIVASTQHPQVDYKAVNYSKSPWAPTPSQTISYVSCHDNHTLFDKLKVSQPKASDSELKKMHKLTSAVILTSQGIPFIHSGAEMLRTKGGEHNSYNKPDAINKLNWDWKFENKDIFDYYQGLIALRKAHPAFRMTSTEMIQKHLKFIDFKDQHMVGYIINGNANGDSTESIAVIFNANKSAKNISKYLPKGKWKVLVDGNKASVKGLKTTSSITIDGVSALVLSK from the coding sequence ATGGCAACAAGAAAACATACTCAATTAATAGGCTCCTTACTTTTAGGTGTTTCTATTGTTTTTTCTTCATGTAATTCTACTCCAAAAGCAGATGGTCATAATGATTTCGACACATCTACTTATGAGAATTATCCTTCTTTTACAGGTGATTTAGGAGTTACATATTCTAAGCAAGCTACTGCATTTAAAATATGGTCGCCTACAGCTACCAAAGTAGTTATAAACCTATATGAAAATGGTTTAACGGGAAAGCCTTATAAGGTAACTGAAATGAAACCATCTGAAAAGGGAACATGGAGTAGTTCTATTAAAGGTGATTTATTTGGCAAATACTATACATTTCAGGTAACTGTTGGAGACAAACAACTTGATGAAACTCCTGGTATCTATGCTACTGCTGTTGGTGTAAATGGCAAGAGAGGTCAAGTTATTGATTTAGCCACTACAAATCCTAACGGATGGGCTAACGATCAACGTCCAGAATTAAAAGAACTTACAGATGCTATTTTATATGAAATTCACGTTCGTGATATTACTATAGCAGAAAATTCTGGTGCAAAAAATAAAGGAAAGTTCTTAGGTTTAACAGAAACAGGAACTGTTAGTGATAAGGGGTTAAAGACAGGAATAGATCATATTGAAGAACTAGGTGTTACTCATGTGCACTTATTACCTTCTTTTGATTACCATACTATTGACGAATCAAAATTAGATCAAGCACAATACAACTGGGGCTACGATCCTCAAAACTATAACGTTCCTGAAGGCTCTTATTCAACAGATCCATCTAATGGTGGAGTAAGAATTAAAGAATTTAAGGAAATGGTTTCTGCTTTCCATAAAAAAGGAATACGTGTAGTACTTGACGTAGTATACAACCATACCTTTTCTGGAGACGAATCTAATTTTTCTTTAGAAGTACCAGGGTATTACTATAGACAAAACAATGAAGGAAGTTATTCTAATGCTTCTGCTTGTGGTAATGAAACTGCTTCGGAAAGAGCAATGGTACGTAAATATATTGTTGAGTCGGTTCTATATTGGGCAAAAGAATATCATTTAGATGGTTTCAGATTTGACCTTATGGGTATTCATGATGTGGAGACAATGAATATTCTTGCTAAGAGGCTAAAAGAAGAAGTTGATCCAAGTATATTAATTTATGGTGAAGGATGGAATGCTGGTGACTCTCCGTTACCTGAATCTAAAAGAGCATTAAAAGCAAATACTCCGAAGTTAGTAGGTGTTGCTGCTTTCTCTGACGATATACGCGACGGATTAAAAGGTAGTGTTTTTTATGACGATAATATTGGCTTTGTACAAGGGGCTGATGGGTTAAGCGAAACAATTAAATTTGGTATTGTAGCATCTACTCAACATCCACAAGTAGACTATAAAGCTGTCAACTATTCTAAATCTCCTTGGGCTCCTACTCCTTCTCAAACAATCAGTTATGTATCTTGTCATGATAATCATACATTATTTGATAAGTTGAAGGTTTCTCAACCTAAAGCTTCTGATAGTGAGTTAAAGAAAATGCATAAACTTACTAGTGCTGTTATTCTTACTTCTCAAGGAATACCTTTTATACATTCTGGTGCTGAGATGCTAAGAACTAAAGGTGGAGAACATAACTCTTATAATAAGCCAGATGCTATTAATAAATTAAACTGGGATTGGAAATTCGAGAATAAAGATATTTTTGACTACTACCAAGGTTTGATTGCATTAAGAAAGGCTCACCCTGCTTTTAGAATGACATCTACAGAAATGATTCAAAAGCATTTAAAATTTATTGATTTTAAAGATCAACATATGGTTGGTTATATTATCAATGGAAATGCAAATGGTGATTCTACTGAATCTATTGCGGTTATATTTAATGCAAATAAATCTGCTAAAAACATTTCTAAATATTTACCTAAAGGTAAATGGAAAGTATTAGTTGACGGGAATAAAGCTTCTGTAAAAGGATTAAAAACAACTTCATCAATTACTATTGATGGCGTATCGGCTTTAGTACTAAGTAAATAA
- a CDS encoding ABC transporter permease, protein MLQFVINRLMYGFLVIWGVITVVFLLFHTLPGNPVDLMSGQHADLETRELIRKELGLDQPLSVQYLRYLADLSPISIEKDTPKVKKKYDYYALFSIGSSVLVVKYPYLRRSFQTNKRVDTILIESLPGTLWLSLTAIIIATTIGILLGMAAAVNYGTKIDHAIVSGSVVFISMPSFVLAILMAITFGYYLSDFTHLNMTGSLWMNDPLYGRQLHLENLILPSITLATRPLAIIIQLTRSSMLDVMSQDYIRTAKAKGASFIRVIFMHTLRNALNPVITAVSGWMATMMAGAFFIEYIFKWKGLGFKTIQAVEYLDLPVVMGATILIAFGFVLVNIFVDILYAVIDPKVRIQ, encoded by the coding sequence GTGCTACAATTTGTAATTAATAGATTAATGTATGGTTTTTTGGTAATATGGGGCGTAATAACCGTAGTGTTTTTACTGTTTCATACATTACCTGGTAACCCTGTTGATTTAATGTCAGGACAGCATGCAGATTTAGAAACAAGAGAGTTAATAAGAAAAGAACTAGGGTTAGACCAACCCTTATCCGTTCAATATTTAAGGTATTTAGCAGATCTATCTCCTATTTCAATAGAAAAGGATACTCCAAAAGTAAAAAAGAAGTATGATTATTATGCTCTTTTTTCTATTGGAAGTTCTGTCCTTGTCGTTAAATATCCTTATTTAAGGAGGTCATTTCAGACCAATAAAAGAGTAGATACTATTTTAATAGAAAGTTTACCAGGCACACTCTGGTTATCTTTAACTGCTATAATTATTGCAACAACAATCGGTATCTTATTAGGAATGGCTGCAGCAGTAAATTATGGTACTAAGATAGATCATGCAATTGTAAGTGGTTCTGTGGTTTTTATTTCTATGCCTTCTTTTGTACTTGCTATACTCATGGCAATTACCTTTGGTTATTATTTATCTGATTTTACTCATTTAAATATGACGGGTTCTTTATGGATGAACGACCCACTCTATGGGAGGCAACTTCATTTAGAAAACTTAATTCTACCTTCCATTACTTTAGCTACACGCCCTCTTGCAATTATTATTCAATTGACAAGAAGTTCAATGTTAGATGTAATGTCTCAAGATTATATACGGACAGCTAAAGCTAAAGGTGCTAGTTTTATTAGAGTAATATTTATGCATACTTTAAGAAATGCATTAAATCCAGTAATTACAGCAGTATCTGGATGGATGGCTACAATGATGGCAGGTGCATTTTTTATAGAATATATTTTTAAATGGAAAGGGCTTGGTTTTAAAACAATTCAAGCTGTTGAGTATTTAGATTTACCCGTTGTAATGGGAGCTACTATTCTTATCGCTTTTGGTTTTGTATTGGTAAATATCTTTGTTGATATTTTATATGCTGTAATAGATCCTAAAGTGAGGATTCAATAA